A single window of Tautonia marina DNA harbors:
- a CDS encoding redoxin domain-containing protein, with translation MLRSPVSLAVVVLLVTVSRFSPAEAITQEPNFDPGHSLLRRVAEAYAGLPGYADEGTMTLAFALGGEETSQILEKPFAFARPNRLAVAQEPAAFFLDGNQQVSALAGLYLIAEAPDALNTTVLARDPAAAYIFGGITGIPTMTLFRLLASEDPYEAILQGVERLEREPERAVDGVECRSLKIVPQAGPVVRLLIDPQSYLLRRIEVVPAPEELPENMVVKEISWSPGTITTEVPPDDRFVYSPPDDARRVDSIAALMAGPDGTEPGAGLKGKPAPEFTLTLLAANGKLEPVSREELVGKVVVIDVWTTWFDPCIPELQALSTLIDRFEDHPEANRLRVFSLSVDTVVADEEDNPENAEDPAADDPIAEIRTLVERYLDAKDFRLDRPPMARVAVDPNGETAKALGIEAIPMLLVIDSKGVVREVRVASPPQKMLELAPTIEALLEADASQASGD, from the coding sequence GTGCTTCGATCTCCCGTGAGTCTTGCCGTGGTCGTGCTGCTGGTCACGGTTTCGAGGTTCTCCCCGGCCGAGGCCATCACCCAGGAGCCGAACTTCGACCCGGGCCACTCGCTCCTCCGTCGCGTGGCCGAAGCCTATGCCGGTCTGCCGGGATACGCGGACGAAGGGACAATGACCCTTGCCTTCGCGCTCGGAGGCGAGGAAACCTCGCAAATCCTTGAGAAACCGTTCGCCTTTGCTCGACCCAATCGACTCGCGGTCGCTCAGGAACCGGCGGCGTTTTTCCTCGACGGGAACCAGCAGGTTTCGGCCCTGGCCGGGCTTTATCTTATCGCCGAAGCCCCCGACGCCCTGAACACGACTGTCCTCGCCCGCGATCCGGCCGCCGCCTACATCTTCGGCGGCATCACGGGAATTCCGACGATGACGTTGTTCCGCCTGCTCGCTTCCGAAGATCCCTACGAAGCCATTCTTCAGGGGGTCGAACGTCTGGAGCGGGAGCCGGAACGAGCGGTCGATGGGGTCGAGTGCCGATCGTTGAAGATCGTTCCCCAGGCCGGGCCGGTCGTCCGGTTGCTGATCGACCCGCAGAGCTATCTGCTGCGTCGGATCGAGGTGGTTCCCGCCCCCGAGGAACTGCCCGAGAACATGGTGGTCAAGGAAATCTCCTGGTCCCCGGGAACGATCACAACCGAGGTTCCTCCCGACGATCGGTTCGTCTATTCCCCTCCTGACGATGCCCGCCGCGTAGACAGTATCGCCGCGTTAATGGCCGGCCCGGACGGTACCGAGCCCGGCGCCGGTCTGAAGGGAAAACCCGCTCCAGAGTTTACGCTCACGCTCCTCGCGGCCAATGGGAAGCTTGAGCCCGTCTCCCGCGAGGAGCTGGTGGGCAAGGTCGTGGTGATCGACGTCTGGACTACCTGGTTCGACCCGTGCATCCCGGAACTTCAGGCGCTCTCAACCTTGATCGACCGCTTCGAGGATCACCCGGAAGCCAACCGCCTGCGCGTGTTCTCCCTCAGCGTGGATACGGTGGTCGCTGACGAGGAGGACAACCCCGAGAACGCCGAAGACCCCGCCGCCGACGATCCCATCGCCGAGATTCGGACTCTGGTTGAGCGTTATCTGGACGCCAAGGACTTCCGACTCGATCGTCCTCCGATGGCCCGCGTCGCCGTTGACCCGAACGGGGAAACTGCCAAGGCGCTCGGCATCGAGGCCATTCCCATGTTGCTCGTGATCGATTCCAAGGGAGTCGTCCGAGAGGTCCGTGTGGCCTCGCCTCCCCAGAAAATGCTCGAACTCGCTCCGACGATCGAGGCCCTGCTGGAAGCCGATGCTTCTCAGGCTTCCGGCGATTGA
- the ribA gene encoding GTP cyclohydrolase II: protein MGDAFSNVEDAIQAIAEGRAVIVVDAEDRENEGDFVAAAETITPELVEFMITEGRGLLCASIMPDLAERLNLHAVVELNTAPHKTPFLIQVDHKSCHTGITAAERALTIRAMVDPNSKASDFTRPGHVLPLLAKEGGVLRRAGHTEATVDLARLAGLAPAGVLIEILDGTGRASREKLHEIARRFNLPIVSIEELIRYRRRQEKLVHRETEAALPTKYGEARVIGYSVDHEPGNTPIAIAFGDLKNASAPLVRLHSSCFTGDLLASLRCDCGDQLHMALQQISAEGAGALIYLPQEGRGIGLIQKIKAYALQDQGLDTVDANLALGFQADMRDYGIGLQILQDLGLTKVRLLTNNPKKVDAFVISGYDLQVVDQVPIIAPDEEARRRYLDAKRDRMGHLLPQLADGPSHSGPRAD, encoded by the coding sequence ATGGGCGACGCATTCTCGAACGTGGAAGACGCGATCCAGGCCATTGCCGAGGGCCGGGCCGTCATCGTGGTTGATGCCGAAGACCGGGAAAATGAAGGAGACTTCGTCGCCGCGGCCGAAACCATCACGCCGGAACTCGTGGAGTTCATGATCACCGAAGGGCGCGGTTTGCTCTGTGCCTCGATCATGCCCGACCTGGCCGAGCGACTGAATCTTCATGCCGTCGTCGAGCTGAACACGGCCCCGCACAAGACACCGTTCTTGATCCAGGTCGATCACAAGAGTTGCCACACCGGCATCACCGCTGCGGAGCGAGCCCTGACGATCCGGGCAATGGTCGATCCGAACTCGAAAGCGTCGGATTTCACCCGTCCCGGCCACGTCTTGCCGTTGCTCGCCAAGGAAGGTGGTGTGTTGCGACGCGCCGGTCACACGGAGGCAACGGTCGATCTGGCTCGGCTGGCCGGACTCGCGCCGGCGGGAGTTCTGATTGAGATTCTCGACGGCACCGGGCGTGCCAGCCGGGAGAAGTTGCACGAGATCGCCCGGCGATTCAACCTGCCGATCGTTTCGATCGAGGAGTTGATTCGCTACCGCCGCCGTCAGGAAAAGCTGGTGCACCGAGAAACCGAGGCCGCCTTGCCGACGAAATACGGCGAGGCTCGGGTCATCGGCTACTCGGTCGATCACGAGCCGGGCAACACTCCGATTGCCATCGCCTTCGGCGACCTCAAGAACGCGTCGGCCCCGCTGGTTCGGCTGCATTCGTCTTGCTTTACCGGCGACCTGCTCGCCTCGCTGCGCTGCGACTGCGGCGATCAACTGCACATGGCCTTGCAGCAAATTTCCGCCGAAGGGGCCGGAGCGCTCATCTATTTGCCCCAGGAAGGTCGGGGAATCGGCCTGATTCAAAAGATCAAGGCATACGCTCTGCAGGATCAAGGGCTCGACACCGTCGATGCCAACCTTGCCCTCGGCTTCCAGGCCGACATGAGAGACTATGGCATCGGGCTCCAGATTCTCCAGGACCTCGGTCTGACCAAGGTTCGGCTACTGACCAATAATCCGAAGAAAGTCGATGCCTTCGTGATTAGCGGCTATGACCTTCAGGTCGTCGATCAGGTGCCGATCATCGCGCCTGATGAAGAAGCGCGGCGGCGTTATCTCGACGCCAAGCGCGACCGGATGGGGCATCTCCTTCCCCAGCTCGCCGACGGCCCGTCACATTCGGGCCCTCGCGCTGATTGA
- a CDS encoding sensor histidine kinase gives MSHVIPESWSVQSAVMGLIVLVGLLALVLLIWMRNRKALEQMTLAIEALGEGQPMRRVQAQMAGASEQLADRINRAGVDLSSRIAQLKDDRRKLDAVLSAMNEGVLAVDARQRLLFANPTAQRMFQIAGNSDGRLVAELVRSPLIQMAVETTLAGRSAYRAELTLAGRNPLASDQERIIAVHGTPLPGSPPSGAVFVLHDVTDLRRLERMRQDFVANASHELKTPLAAIKVNTETLLDWGLHDDSVNVTLLNQINEQVDRLDNLVQDMLRLARLESGQEPFQFELMALGPVVRESIESHEARARARNQTLVAEVDDLDDSVRVRAAEEAVRQILDNLIDNAIKYTPEGGSIRVSTWANDQRVTISVTDSGSGIPRDDIPRIFERFYRVDKARSRSQGGTGLGLAIVKHLIQSLDGEISVESIVGTGSTFTVRLPRPPGS, from the coding sequence ATGTCTCACGTGATACCCGAGTCCTGGTCGGTCCAAAGCGCGGTGATGGGGCTGATCGTTCTGGTGGGATTGCTCGCGCTTGTCCTTCTGATCTGGATGCGGAACCGCAAGGCGCTGGAGCAGATGACCCTGGCGATCGAAGCCCTGGGCGAAGGGCAGCCGATGCGCCGCGTCCAGGCGCAGATGGCGGGAGCCTCGGAACAGTTGGCCGATCGGATCAACCGGGCCGGGGTCGATCTTTCCAGCCGGATTGCCCAGCTGAAGGATGATCGCCGCAAGCTCGACGCAGTTCTGAGTGCGATGAACGAGGGGGTGCTGGCGGTCGATGCGCGGCAACGGCTCCTGTTTGCAAACCCGACCGCTCAGCGGATGTTTCAGATCGCCGGAAATTCGGACGGCCGACTCGTGGCCGAGCTGGTGCGGAGCCCTCTGATCCAAATGGCGGTCGAGACCACCCTTGCCGGCCGGAGTGCCTATCGGGCCGAGCTGACGCTTGCCGGTCGAAATCCGCTGGCCAGCGATCAGGAGCGGATCATCGCGGTTCATGGAACCCCCCTGCCCGGCTCTCCTCCCTCGGGGGCGGTCTTCGTTTTACACGACGTGACCGACCTGAGACGCCTGGAGCGGATGCGGCAGGATTTTGTTGCCAATGCCTCGCACGAGCTGAAAACCCCCTTGGCGGCGATCAAGGTCAATACGGAAACCCTGCTCGACTGGGGCTTGCACGACGATTCAGTCAACGTCACCCTGCTGAACCAGATCAACGAGCAGGTCGATCGCCTCGACAACCTCGTCCAGGACATGCTTCGGTTGGCCCGTCTCGAATCGGGGCAAGAGCCGTTTCAATTTGAGCTGATGGCGCTTGGGCCGGTCGTCCGCGAGAGCATCGAATCGCACGAAGCGAGGGCAAGAGCACGCAACCAGACGCTCGTCGCCGAGGTGGATGATCTGGACGACTCGGTCCGCGTGCGGGCGGCAGAGGAAGCGGTTCGACAGATTCTCGACAACCTGATCGACAATGCCATCAAGTACACCCCCGAGGGGGGATCGATCCGCGTCTCAACCTGGGCAAACGACCAACGGGTCACAATTTCCGTGACCGACAGCGGCTCCGGAATTCCGAGGGACGACATCCCTCGGATTTTCGAACGGTTCTATCGGGTCGACAAGGCAAGAAGCCGATCGCAGGGAGGCACGGGCCTGGGCCTGGCGATCGTGAAACATCTCATCCAATCGCTCGATGGAGAGATCAGTGTCGAGAGCATCGTCGGCACCGGCAGCACCTTCACGGTGAGACTGCCACGTCCCCCAGGGTCGTGA
- a CDS encoding redoxin domain-containing protein: MRMFVSGLVALALAVPAVAGEYNKTVDIGQKAPDFSGIPATYKGQDTSISLSDVEEEVVVLVFLGNHCPYVVAIEDHLNDFVDNYQGKSVKLIGVSVNDHPQDKLPQIKEWVKEKNSLYAYGYDESQEIGRKYGSTKTPEFFVLDKDRTIRYMGAMYRNPLKVEPGETNFVANAVDALLAGEEVEVKETPAIGCGVVYKRK, from the coding sequence ATGCGCATGTTTGTCTCCGGACTCGTTGCCCTGGCTCTGGCCGTTCCCGCCGTGGCCGGTGAGTACAACAAGACCGTCGACATCGGGCAGAAGGCCCCCGATTTCTCCGGCATCCCGGCCACCTACAAGGGCCAGGACACCTCCATCTCCCTGAGCGATGTTGAGGAAGAGGTCGTTGTCCTCGTCTTCCTCGGCAACCACTGCCCCTACGTGGTCGCGATCGAAGACCACCTGAACGACTTCGTGGACAACTACCAGGGTAAGAGCGTCAAGCTGATCGGCGTCAGCGTCAACGACCACCCGCAAGACAAGCTGCCGCAGATCAAGGAGTGGGTCAAGGAAAAGAACTCGCTCTACGCCTACGGCTATGACGAGAGCCAGGAAATCGGCCGCAAGTACGGCTCGACCAAGACCCCTGAGTTCTTCGTCCTCGACAAGGACCGCACCATCCGCTACATGGGCGCCATGTACCGCAACCCGCTGAAGGTTGAGCCGGGCGAAACCAACTTCGTCGCCAACGCCGTCGATGCCCTGCTCGCCGGCGAAGAGGTCGAGGTCAAGGAAACCCCTGCCATCGGCTGCGGTGTCGTCTACAAGCGCAAGTGA
- a CDS encoding TlpA family protein disulfide reductase, with amino-acid sequence MIQPARPLTTWLTLATFSAAVCLLGCSEPAGDAIEPTPDEVVSPEIPGDSEPAETLEIEAETTVVEPPAEPEPAPAPTPEPAPVEPEPAPEPEPAAEPAEPEPSDTADLELKPVTYEELKAHIAESDAPLTLVDCWASWCDPCKENFPHVLEMASSFEDKGLKVIALSFDAGTEVDDIDEAQIKEAKRFLSAMDVSKIENLRHGQLLFESFEAFNVTTIPAVFLYDGEGNEVARFTYDDPDNQFTYDEVEAKVAELLEAQ; translated from the coding sequence ATGATCCAACCCGCCCGACCGCTCACCACCTGGCTGACCCTGGCGACCTTCTCCGCCGCTGTCTGCCTGCTCGGCTGCTCCGAACCGGCCGGCGATGCCATCGAGCCAACCCCCGATGAGGTCGTCAGCCCTGAGATTCCGGGTGACAGCGAACCCGCCGAAACCCTCGAGATCGAGGCAGAAACCACCGTCGTCGAGCCGCCGGCCGAGCCCGAACCCGCTCCGGCTCCCACCCCCGAACCCGCTCCGGTCGAGCCCGAACCGGCCCCCGAGCCCGAACCGGCGGCGGAGCCTGCGGAACCCGAGCCCTCGGACACCGCCGATCTCGAACTCAAGCCTGTCACCTACGAGGAGCTGAAGGCCCACATTGCCGAGAGCGATGCCCCCTTAACGCTCGTCGATTGCTGGGCGAGCTGGTGCGACCCGTGCAAGGAGAATTTCCCGCACGTGCTGGAGATGGCAAGCTCCTTCGAGGACAAGGGGTTGAAGGTCATCGCCCTGTCGTTCGACGCCGGCACCGAGGTGGACGACATCGACGAGGCCCAGATCAAGGAAGCCAAGCGATTCCTCTCGGCGATGGATGTCTCGAAGATCGAGAACCTTCGGCACGGGCAGCTCCTGTTCGAGTCGTTCGAAGCCTTCAACGTCACGACCATCCCGGCCGTCTTCCTTTACGACGGCGAAGGGAACGAGGTTGCCCGCTTTACCTACGACGACCCGGACAACCAGTTCACCTACGACGAAGTCGAGGCCAAGGTTGCCGAGTTGCTCGAAGCCCAGTGA
- a CDS encoding type B 50S ribosomal protein L31: MKEGIHPNYRPVVFHDASSDFEIITRSTIKTNQKKTIDGVEYPLVVVDVSSASHPFYTGKTKFVDAAGRVDKFNRKFQGRYGKGRKGAEAEAGTEASES; this comes from the coding sequence ATGAAAGAAGGCATCCATCCCAACTATCGCCCCGTCGTCTTCCACGACGCGTCGAGCGATTTCGAAATCATCACCCGGTCGACGATCAAGACCAACCAGAAGAAGACCATCGACGGGGTCGAGTACCCCCTGGTCGTCGTCGACGTCTCCAGCGCCTCGCACCCGTTCTACACCGGCAAGACGAAGTTCGTCGATGCCGCCGGTCGGGTCGACAAGTTCAACCGTAAGTTCCAGGGACGCTACGGCAAGGGCCGCAAGGGCGCCGAGGCCGAGGCCGGCACCGAAGCTTCGGAAAGCTAG
- the prfA gene encoding peptide chain release factor 1, whose product MFEKLQADYRRFREVDQALLDPDVASDPARVSALAKERGTLAKAAVPYGRYLELGQLIAEAEAMALDESDHEMRAYAEAELESLRAQRDEIAETLRDLIYDRVAGSDRSGLIMEIRAGTGGDEAALFARDLLEMYRRYCESKGWSFELLELNPTELGGAKEVSFAINGEGAYRHLQFESGGHRVQRVPATETQGRIHTSAATVAVLTEPEEVEIEIRPEDLEIDVMRAGGPGGQHQNKTESAVRLTHTPSGIVVVCRDERSQHKNRAKALRLLRSRLFDQMQESANAERAEQRRSLIGSGDRSQRIRTYNFPQNRVTDHRINLTLYSLDRIILGDLDPLTNALIDHDRHEQLGEL is encoded by the coding sequence GTGTTTGAGAAACTCCAGGCCGATTATCGTCGCTTTCGAGAAGTTGACCAGGCGCTGCTTGATCCAGACGTCGCGTCCGACCCGGCTCGGGTTTCAGCCCTGGCCAAGGAACGTGGCACCCTGGCCAAAGCCGCCGTGCCTTACGGCCGCTACCTGGAACTCGGCCAGCTGATCGCCGAGGCCGAGGCCATGGCCCTCGACGAATCGGATCACGAGATGCGTGCCTATGCCGAGGCCGAGCTGGAATCGCTCCGCGCCCAGCGCGACGAAATCGCCGAGACCCTTCGCGACCTGATTTACGACCGCGTGGCCGGTTCCGACCGCTCGGGCCTCATCATGGAGATAAGGGCCGGGACCGGCGGCGATGAGGCCGCCCTGTTCGCCCGCGACCTCCTGGAAATGTACCGCCGCTATTGTGAGTCGAAGGGCTGGTCGTTCGAACTCCTGGAACTGAACCCGACCGAGCTGGGTGGAGCCAAGGAAGTCAGCTTCGCCATTAACGGAGAGGGGGCCTACCGCCACCTTCAGTTCGAGAGCGGCGGCCACCGCGTCCAGCGCGTCCCCGCGACCGAGACGCAGGGGCGCATCCACACTTCGGCCGCGACCGTCGCCGTGCTGACCGAACCCGAGGAAGTCGAGATCGAGATCCGGCCCGAAGACCTCGAAATCGATGTCATGCGAGCCGGAGGTCCCGGTGGCCAGCACCAGAACAAGACCGAGAGCGCCGTCCGGCTCACTCATACTCCGAGCGGGATCGTCGTCGTTTGCCGAGACGAGCGTAGCCAGCACAAAAACCGAGCGAAGGCACTCCGATTGCTCCGCTCTCGCCTGTTCGATCAGATGCAGGAAAGTGCCAACGCCGAGCGAGCCGAGCAACGGAGGTCCCTGATCGGTTCCGGTGACCGCTCGCAACGCATCCGAACCTACAACTTCCCGCAAAACCGCGTCACCGATCACCGGATCAACCTGACGCTCTACAGCCTCGACCGCATCATCCTCGGCGACCTCGACCCCTTGACCAACGCCCTGATCGATCACGACCGACACGAGCAACTCGGGGAGCTTTGA
- the prmC gene encoding peptide chain release factor N(5)-glutamine methyltransferase — translation MAERDEPWTIGRLLSWTQGFLRDKGSESPRLDAEVLLAHVLQTDRVKLYTQWDEEVGSADRASYRDLIRKRAEGAPVAYLVGRKEFFSLPLTVTPAVLIPRPDTEFLVVETLDALKGKTTPRVVDVGTGSGAIALAIAHQRIDTQVIAIDLSPEALAIAQGNADRIGLADRITFVQGDLLDSAANQGPFDAIVSNPPYIATDVIPTLEPGVRDFEPHQALDGGPDGLRIVTRLIEQAVPLLKPGGHLLLEIGSDQEAPVRALLESRAELQVAPTVRDGAGHPRVLRAQRRSE, via the coding sequence GTGGCCGAACGCGATGAGCCCTGGACCATCGGCCGATTGCTCTCCTGGACGCAGGGATTCCTGCGCGACAAGGGGTCGGAAAGTCCCCGGCTGGATGCTGAAGTCTTGCTGGCCCACGTCCTCCAGACCGATCGGGTCAAACTCTACACCCAGTGGGACGAGGAAGTCGGTTCGGCCGATCGGGCCTCGTACCGCGACCTGATCCGCAAACGAGCCGAGGGTGCCCCGGTCGCCTACCTCGTCGGCCGCAAGGAGTTCTTCTCGTTGCCGCTGACGGTCACGCCCGCCGTCTTGATTCCGAGGCCCGACACCGAATTCCTGGTGGTGGAGACCCTTGACGCCTTGAAGGGCAAGACCACCCCTCGGGTCGTCGATGTCGGAACCGGCTCCGGAGCGATTGCCCTGGCGATCGCCCATCAGCGAATCGACACGCAGGTCATTGCCATCGACCTCAGCCCCGAGGCTCTCGCCATCGCACAGGGAAACGCCGATCGCATCGGCCTGGCCGATCGGATCACGTTCGTTCAGGGCGATTTACTCGACTCGGCCGCCAATCAAGGACCGTTCGACGCCATCGTCTCGAACCCGCCGTACATCGCGACCGACGTGATCCCGACCCTTGAGCCCGGCGTCCGCGATTTCGAGCCTCACCAGGCGCTCGACGGTGGCCCCGACGGCTTGCGGATCGTCACCCGATTGATCGAGCAGGCGGTTCCCCTGCTCAAGCCGGGCGGCCATCTGCTGCTCGAAATCGGCTCGGATCAAGAAGCACCGGTGCGGGCCTTGCTCGAATCCCGAGCCGAACTTCAGGTTGCTCCGACCGTCCGAGACGGGGCCGGGCACCCCAGGGTGCTCCGGGCCCAACGCCGATCGGAGTGA
- a CDS encoding pyridoxamine 5'-phosphate oxidase family protein codes for MAAESTQREDLQKLEDLITELGVAMLATVEPDGSLRSRPMHTHLDGPFDGTLWFFTRDHAPKVFEIDRDRHVNLSYSCTKSQKYVSLSGLARLIHDRDRAERMWSPAYKAWFPQGLDDPELALIRVEVEKGEYWDTAPGAVVHAVGYLKAAMTGKPHTPAGHEKVQI; via the coding sequence ATGGCAGCTGAGTCCACGCAACGAGAAGACCTTCAGAAGCTGGAAGACCTGATCACAGAGCTTGGGGTCGCGATGCTTGCGACCGTCGAACCGGATGGCTCACTCCGGAGTCGGCCCATGCACACCCATCTGGACGGGCCGTTCGATGGGACGCTCTGGTTTTTTACCAGAGACCATGCGCCGAAGGTTTTCGAGATTGATCGTGATCGTCACGTAAATCTGAGTTATTCTTGCACAAAGTCACAAAAATATGTGTCTTTGTCGGGTCTGGCCCGGTTGATCCACGATCGTGACCGGGCGGAGCGAATGTGGTCGCCGGCCTACAAAGCCTGGTTTCCGCAGGGGCTGGACGACCCCGAGCTGGCCTTGATTCGCGTCGAGGTCGAGAAGGGGGAATACTGGGACACCGCTCCTGGAGCGGTCGTCCATGCCGTTGGTTACCTCAAGGCCGCGATGACCGGCAAACCACACACCCCGGCCGGGCATGAGAAGGTTCAGATCTGA
- a CDS encoding bifunctional UDP-N-acetylglucosamine diphosphorylase/glucosamine-1-phosphate N-acetyltransferase GlmU yields the protein MQGPVAIILAAGQGKRMRSERAKVLHEVCGQPMIRYVVEAARGAGARSVIVVVGFGADQVRDALADEPDVFFAVQERQLGTGDAVRACRSLLEDYSGPALVLVGDEPLLRAEPLGNLLERQRSEQLVCLMGTAVLPDPTGFGRILRDSAGRFLRIVEQRDCTPEEAAIQEINPSCYVFELPALWDALDQLDTTNAQGEYYLTDAPELLIQMGRSVAALPVLDAEDVLGVNTREHLAEAHVVMQRRIQSRLMDEGVSIVDPRNTSIDGRAVIGPDTTIFPFTVISGTVRIGRDCRIGPFAHLRDGTVLEDGAEVGAFVEVNRSTFEAGARARHLAYLGDAIVGAGVNVGAGAITANFDGKTKSQTEIREGAFIGSGAILVAPVTIGPEATVGAGAVVTKGKDVAAGQTVVGVPARPLGASGSSESDWGDHRDTRR from the coding sequence ATGCAAGGTCCGGTCGCGATCATCCTGGCAGCCGGTCAGGGCAAGCGGATGAGATCCGAGCGTGCCAAGGTGCTGCACGAGGTCTGCGGACAGCCGATGATCCGCTATGTCGTCGAGGCCGCTCGGGGAGCCGGGGCGCGGTCGGTCATCGTGGTCGTGGGCTTCGGGGCCGATCAGGTGCGGGACGCCCTGGCCGACGAGCCCGACGTCTTCTTCGCCGTTCAGGAGCGACAGCTCGGGACCGGAGACGCGGTTCGTGCCTGCCGATCCTTGCTGGAGGACTATTCCGGGCCGGCCCTGGTGCTCGTCGGTGATGAACCGTTGCTGAGAGCCGAACCGCTGGGAAACCTGCTCGAACGCCAGCGCTCCGAGCAACTCGTTTGCCTGATGGGAACCGCCGTCTTGCCCGATCCGACCGGATTCGGCCGGATTCTCCGCGACTCGGCCGGCCGATTCCTTCGAATCGTCGAGCAACGCGACTGCACCCCCGAGGAAGCGGCGATTCAGGAGATCAACCCGAGCTGTTACGTCTTCGAACTGCCCGCGCTCTGGGATGCACTCGATCAGCTCGACACGACCAACGCCCAGGGGGAATACTATCTCACGGACGCTCCGGAACTGTTGATCCAGATGGGGCGATCCGTGGCCGCCTTGCCGGTGCTCGATGCCGAGGATGTGCTGGGGGTAAACACCCGCGAGCATCTGGCCGAGGCACACGTCGTAATGCAGCGACGGATCCAGTCGCGGTTGATGGATGAAGGAGTGAGTATCGTCGACCCTCGAAACACCTCGATCGACGGCCGGGCGGTGATCGGCCCCGACACGACGATCTTCCCCTTCACGGTCATCTCGGGGACCGTTCGGATCGGCCGCGATTGCCGGATCGGCCCATTTGCCCATCTCCGCGACGGCACCGTGCTGGAGGACGGCGCGGAGGTCGGGGCCTTCGTCGAGGTCAACCGCTCGACGTTCGAAGCCGGGGCTCGGGCTCGTCATCTGGCCTACCTCGGCGATGCCATCGTCGGGGCCGGAGTGAATGTCGGCGCGGGGGCGATCACGGCGAACTTTGACGGGAAGACAAAGTCGCAGACGGAGATCCGAGAAGGGGCCTTCATCGGCTCAGGAGCGATCTTGGTCGCTCCCGTCACGATTGGGCCAGAGGCTACGGTCGGAGCCGGAGCGGTGGTCACGAAAGGCAAGGATGTGGCCGCGGGGCAGACGGTCGTTGGGGTTCCGGCCCGACCGCTGGGTGCGTCCGGCTCTTCGGAATCCGACTGGGGCGATCACCGAGACACTCGGCGTTGA
- the gatC gene encoding Asp-tRNA(Asn)/Glu-tRNA(Gln) amidotransferase subunit GatC produces MNLSPEDVAKVALLARLRLEPDELATYTEQINEIVHYVEQLQQVDVSGVEPLAHGVEVRNVFRDDRRTESLPRDEALSNAPKRNHEAFLVPAVLQ; encoded by the coding sequence ATGAACCTCAGTCCCGAGGATGTCGCCAAGGTCGCCCTGCTGGCCCGCCTTCGCCTCGAACCAGACGAACTGGCAACCTATACGGAACAGATCAACGAGATCGTCCACTACGTCGAACAACTTCAACAGGTGGACGTCTCGGGCGTCGAACCGCTGGCTCATGGAGTTGAGGTCCGCAACGTGTTTCGAGACGACCGGCGCACCGAGTCGCTCCCTCGGGACGAAGCCCTCAGCAACGCCCCCAAGCGGAATCACGAGGCGTTCCTCGTTCCCGCCGTTCTGCAGTAA